The stretch of DNA GGTCTGTAGGACTTTTAGCTATAAGTATGATTGTTCAAATATTCATGCATTTACCTCATGGCTTAATAATTGCTTTTGCAATTATTCCAATTGCTATTGCATTTATTCACTCTGTTAGAGAAAATAAACAAGATAAAAATAAAATATAACTACAACTTAAAGAATAAGGATTTCATCCTTATTCTCTTACATATTCAAAACTTTATATCTTTTTACAGCAATATTTAAATTATATTTGTGATATTAAAGATTTAGTAATTAACTCTGGAGATGATTGATTTGGATTAAATTGTATGATATTAAAAAGTGGAGGAGGTAGTCGGACTCGAACCAACGCATGTCGGATTTGCAATCCGAGGCATTACCAGCTTTGCTATACCTCCAACAAAAATGTATAGTCTTTAGATAAATCATTTAAAACTGAAAAAGATTAGATGATTATTTTTAGTTATAGTGGCAGAGAGCAAGGGATTCGAACCCTCGGAGGCTTTCACCTCGCCGGTTTTCAAAACCGGTACAATCGACCAACTCTGTCAACTCTCTACACATATATTATGGTGCGAATGGTGAGAATCGAACTCACACTCCGAAACCGGAACGGGATTTTAAGTCCCGCGCGTCTACCTATTCCGCCACACTCGCACATTTGGTAAGTCAATTTCAAGTATCTTATACTCAAATTGGACTGGAATTATAATAGGTTTTTTTTTATTTGTCAAGATATTTTCTAAAGAATTCTAAAATTTTAAAATAATCTTCTATTTTAATTAAAATTGAACAGCAATAAATGTATAATCTAGACATATAATTTATGCATATTTAAAGGATTAAAATTGAGAAGTGATGAAGTAAAAAAAGGATTTGATAGAACTCCACACAGGTCATTATTAAGAGCAACAGGACTTAAAGATGAAGATTTTGATAAACCATTTATTGGTGTTGCAAACTCTTTTATTGAGTTAATTCCTGGACACTTTTTTTTAGATAAAGTATCAGCAATCATAAAAGAAGAAATTAGAGCAAATGGTTGTGTTCCATTTGAATTTAATACTATTGGTGTTGATGATGGAATTGCGATGGGACATGATGGGATGTTATTTTCACTTCCATCAAGAGAATTAATTGCAAATTCTATTGAAACAGTAATGAATGCACATAAACTAGATGCAATGATTGCTATTCCAAACTGTGATAAAATTGTTCCAGGTATGATTATGGGAGCTTTAAGGGTTAATGTTCCAACTATTTTTGTAAGTGGTGGACCAATGGAAAAAGGTTACACAAAAGATGGAACTCCAATTGACTTAGCAACTGCATTTGAAGCTGTTGGAAAACATGAAGCTGGACAAATGAGTGATGAAGAGTTAAAAGATATTGAATGTAATGCATGTCCAAGTGGTGGTTCATGTTCTGGAATGTTTACTGCAAACTCTATGAATACACTTATGGAAGCTATGGGAATTGCACTTCCTGGAAATGGAACTATTTTAGCACTAACGCCTGAAAGAGAAGTTTTATATAGACAAGCAGCTAGAAGAATTTGTGAAATTGCACTTGATGCGCAAGCAAGAGAAAAATATAAATTAACAAATATTTTAAATGAAAATGCTGTTAGAAATGCTTTTGCTGTTGATATGGCAATGGGTGGAAGTTCAAATACTGTTTTACATATGTTAGCAATTGCAAAAGAAGCGCATGTTAATTTTAATCTTGAAGATATTAATAAAATTTCTAAAAGAGTTTCGCATATTGCAAAAATTTCTCCATCTTTAT from Arcobacter suis CECT 7833 encodes:
- the ilvD gene encoding dihydroxy-acid dehydratase; protein product: MRSDEVKKGFDRTPHRSLLRATGLKDEDFDKPFIGVANSFIELIPGHFFLDKVSAIIKEEIRANGCVPFEFNTIGVDDGIAMGHDGMLFSLPSRELIANSIETVMNAHKLDAMIAIPNCDKIVPGMIMGALRVNVPTIFVSGGPMEKGYTKDGTPIDLATAFEAVGKHEAGQMSDEELKDIECNACPSGGSCSGMFTANSMNTLMEAMGIALPGNGTILALTPEREVLYRQAARRICEIALDAQAREKYKLTNILNENAVRNAFAVDMAMGGSSNTVLHMLAIAKEAHVNFNLEDINKISKRVSHIAKISPSLSTVHMEDINKAGGVNAVMKEMTKRGDDILADNLTISGESVLEKIKDSYIKDTNIIHTIDNPYSQVGGLAILYGNLAEQGAVIKTAGITGSRVFTGTAVCFDGQPEAVKGIISGKVKAGDVVVIRYEGPKGGPGMQEMLAPTSLIMGMGLGDKVALITDGRFSGATRGASIGHVSPEAAEGGMIGLLRDGDEIHIDVDQYILSVNLTFEEIAQRRDEFVPLKKPLNSSWLGQYRALVTNASSGAVLKTDL